The genomic interval GGTGCAGGACCTCCACACGGTGAGCTACCAGGTTGGCGGCAAGGTGCCGATCGCCGTCTTTCTCTCCGATGATGCAGATCCCAGGGGCATCGAGGCGGCCATTCGAGAATTGCCCGAAGTGGAAAGCGTCAAGTTGATTCCCAAGGATCAGGCTTGGAAAGAGATGCAGCAGGACATGCGGGCCCGTATGACCTTTGACACCCTGCTGGACACCAACCCCTTGCCGAACTCCTTCACGGTCCAGTCGCGAAGCGCCGACTTCACACCCGCCATTGCCGAACGCATCTCGAAGATGCCCGGCGTGGAGGATATCCACTACGGGGCTGACCTGCTCAAAAAAATCTCGGATTTTTCGACCTTCATCCGGGCCGCTGGCCTGGCCATCAGCGGCTTGTTGGCCCTGGCCAGTTTGGCCGTCATCATGAACACCATTCGATTGACCGTCATGGCCCGCCGCCGTGAAATCGAGATCATGCATCTGGTCGGCGCCAGTAACGCCTTCATCGCCTGGCCGTTTTTACTGGAAGGATTGCTTTTCGGGCTTTTCAGTTCGTTGCTGACCTCCCTGCTTCTAGTGGGTTGGCGCTACTTCACGCTGGCCAAGTGGCAAGAGATGTTTCCCTTCGTCCCATTACAGCTCGATGCCCTGTCGCTGGCCCAAGTGTTTGTCGTGCTCACGCTGGTCGGAATGGGCTTGGGCGCCCTGGGGAGCTTTCTGTCTGTGCGAAAGCATATCCAGTTGGCGATGGCCGAAAGCTGACTCCGCCGCGCAAACGACGCCAACAGGAAGGGCCCGCACCGGGGTGGTGTGGGCCCTTCGTGGGACTTGTCAGATGACGCGACGAGAGGTCAGGAAAGCGAAGAAGCCAGCTTCGCCATCAGTTGTTCCTTCGACATGAAGCCGACCAAGCGTTCCGCCGGCTGACCATTCTTGAACAGAATCAAAGTAGGAATGCTCATGACGCTGTATTTTTGCGCTGAAGCCGCATTCTGGTCGACATCGAGTTTGGCGACCGTCAGCTTGCCAGCCTGCTCCTTGGCCAACTCTTCCAACACTGGCGCGATCATCTTGCAGGGGCCGCACCACGTGGCCCAAAAATCAACCAGAACCGGCGTATTGGACTCAAGTACGTCGTTCTGAAAACTGGCATCACTGACGTTAATCGGATTGCCCATCGGGTTACACCTCCGTGAATGGTAATGAAGGCGCCCATGCTAGCCCGGCTTTCAAGGGAACGTCAAGCAAATCCACGGCCTGCCTTGACCTTCGGAAATCGAGCGTGATACGATGAGCCTGCTTCAGGAGAGGTGGCTGAGTTGGTCGAAAGCGGCTTCCTGCTAAGAAGTTGTGCCGGCTTAAACCGGTACCGCGGGTTCGAATCCCGCCCTCTCCGCTCCATCAGCTGACACGACTGACGCGTGTCACCGGCTTCCGAAAACCGCCTCTCTGGAGGCGGTTTTTTTCGTTGGCTGAACGAATGCACCGAGTCACGCCGGCCGATCGAACTTCGTTGTTTGTAGGCGACGTCAGGGTAAGCTAGGTCTCGGCCCTCGTGACCCGTTGCTGCCCCTGTTGTGATAGGAGTTGAACCATGAAGCGTGCTTTCCTTTATTCGGCGGCGGTGCTTGCCGCCAGCACCGTCTCTCCCGTGACGGCCCTGGCCGCCGATGATGATGCCATCATCACGTCCCCTGCCCGCATTATCTCGGCCGGTGGCCTGGTCTACTCGCCGGTGTACCTCGGGGCCGGGCACAGCGAATTTGGACTTGCCGGCGGGATGTTCCAGCCGCGGGCGGGCGGTGCGCAGCGGCCCTTCCCCCTCGCCGGCGCGGGTGGCGCCCTCGGCGACGGCCTGAACTGGGCCGTGCTGTTGTCTGCGGAGAGCCAGGTCGGCATCCGGCAACGCTATGCGGCCGGGCGCGGTTGGTCTTGGGGTGGTTCCTACATCGGCCGATTCAACCTGGCCGCGGACGGCTCGCAGGATTACGGCGCGAGCTACAAGAACTCCCTGTTGTGGCGCCTCGGTGGCCTCGAACTGACCGCGCAGCCGGAGGTGGGTTACCTGGCCCAGTCGGGGGCCCAGGCCGGCGTGGCCCTAGGTGCTGACCTGTGGCTGAACGACCGGATCTCCGTGGGTGCCAACGGGCAATATCGATGGAAGCTGCCCTCGCAGGCGCTGGACCGGCGTTGGGGCGTGGGCGCGAAATATCTGTTCAACAACCATGCCTACACCTGGTTGAACTACGTCAGCAGCCCGGATGGCCAAGGTGACGCCGGCCTGGTGGGCTTCGGTTATTACAATTGAGGCGCCAGCCTGCGCTTGCTGAGATACCGCATCTTGATCAACCCGACAGCGCGGAACGGCGCTGACAGACGCTGGGTTGGCATCGTCCGGGAGGCCTTCGCCAAGACGGATCATGAGGTGGTGATTCCCGGGTCGTTCGACGCCATGCGTCGGGCGGCCCGGGAGGCGATCGACGAGCGCGTGGACGTGGTGGTGGTGGTCGGCGGTGATGGCACCGTCAATGCGGTGGCCAACGTCCTGGCCGGGAGCGAGACGGCCCTCGCCGTGGTTCCAGCGGGAACGGCCAATGACCTCGCCCGTGCCCTGAACATTCCCCTCAACCCCCGGGGAAGTTGCCAGAGCATCCTGACAGGCCAGCGCCTTCCACGTGACCTCGGTCGGGTCAACGGTCAGTACTTCTTGACCGGGGGAGGGACCGGGATTGTCAGCGACGTGGCCTTGGGCGTTCACGCCCTCAAGTCAGGAGGAGGTCTGCAAGGCTGGCTCACCCGCGCCCTAGGGAGTCTGGCTTATTCGTTGTACAGCGCCTGGCTCCTGTTGACGGCAGACCAGGTTCCCCATCGCCTGCACCTGGTGGTGGACGGTCACGACCTGGGCGATCGGAATGTGCTGGCCTTCTTCGTTCAGAACCAACCGGCCATCGGTCGCACCATCATGCCCTGTCCAGATACCCGGCCGACCGACGGAAGCCTGGGCTATTGCCGCCTGAGCTGGCATTCTCGCTTGCGGGGCTTGATGCTGGCCGCCCTGCTCAACCAGAACGGGGCCCATCGGAGGCATCGCGACGTGCTGATCGGAGAAGGGCGGCAATTCGTGCTGACCTCGGATGAGCCCTTGGACTTCATGGCCGATGGCGAGCCACTCTCGCAATCCAGCCAGCTCTGCGTGGAAGTCGTCCCGGCGGGCGTATGGGTGATCGCGCCCGGCCCCACGGCAGCGCGTCAGGACCTGCTGACTGAAGCGGCCGTGAAATGGGCATAGGGAAACCGATCGGCGTATGCCAACCGATCGGCTAAGGCGCGCGCCTCGTGAAGGCCCTCCACGTTCGGCAGTGGCCGCGGAAAAAGGGTGCTCCAGTAACAGAGTCGGGCACCCTCGCGAGCCGCAGACACCACATCGCGCAAGGACTGGGCACGGGCATCGTCGCTGAGCCAGTCATAGAGATTCGAAAGGTTGAACGCGTCAAAGTGGCGGCTGCCGTGCGACGCGATCGCCTCGGACAGGGATGCACAACGCAATTCGATCCGATTCAATCGCGCCCTGACGATCGGTAACGCCTCCTCGCTCAGATAGGGCGGCAAGGCCCGGTCCTCCAGATAGGCTCCTCGTAGAATCAGGGCCACAAAGTAGTTCTCGCTCAGCAGGCCCGATGCGAACAGGCGATCGACGCGCTCATGAATACGCAGGCCAAAATGATCCGCCTCCACATATCGAAAATGACTCGGGTCCTTGGCCCGCATCAACACCTGCCGATGGAACACCAGGCGAAACAGCAGGCGCCAGCGACGGCCATCCCACTGGGTGCGATAGTGGCGATGCTGCGCGGCCAGATCCTCGAAGGCGAACAATCGCTTCACAGAGGAAGTCCCGAACACGGCGCGAACGAGACGACCAAAGCTGAGCAGGTAGCGATCCGTTCTG from Candidatus Sericytochromatia bacterium carries:
- a CDS encoding YegS/Rv2252/BmrU family lipid kinase; protein product: MLRYRILINPTARNGADRRWVGIVREAFAKTDHEVVIPGSFDAMRRAAREAIDERVDVVVVVGGDGTVNAVANVLAGSETALAVVPAGTANDLARALNIPLNPRGSCQSILTGQRLPRDLGRVNGQYFLTGGGTGIVSDVALGVHALKSGGGLQGWLTRALGSLAYSLYSAWLLLTADQVPHRLHLVVDGHDLGDRNVLAFFVQNQPAIGRTIMPCPDTRPTDGSLGYCRLSWHSRLRGLMLAALLNQNGAHRRHRDVLIGEGRQFVLTSDEPLDFMADGEPLSQSSQLCVEVVPAGVWVIAPGPTAARQDLLTEAAVKWA
- a CDS encoding DUF3419 family protein, with product MTLSDAGISSETVRSRAAAGDEAGLAGRPFFREVGYSACWEDPAVLRAALRVQSGDRVLSIASAGCNLFALLLDDPAEVLAVDFNPHQLALVRLKMAAMTVLPREELLELLGVRPSRRRWASYLQLRSLLPPADQVFWEARRPLLERGLHRLGRTDRYLLSFGRLVRAVFGTSSVKRLFAFEDLAAQHRHYRTQWDGRRWRLLFRLVFHRQVLMRAKDPSHFRYVEADHFGLRIHERVDRLFASGLLSENYFVALILRGAYLEDRALPPYLSEEALPIVRARLNRIELRCASLSEAIASHGSRHFDAFNLSNLYDWLSDDARAQSLRDVVSAAREGARLCYWSTLFPRPLPNVEGLHEARALADRLAYADRFPYAHFTAASVSRS
- the ftsX gene encoding permease-like cell division protein FtsX, whose product is MESISHFLRICEFVGQEALSSMARSLLMSWLVIMTMAVSLSILGGFWMVVQDLHTVSYQVGGKVPIAVFLSDDADPRGIEAAIRELPEVESVKLIPKDQAWKEMQQDMRARMTFDTLLDTNPLPNSFTVQSRSADFTPAIAERISKMPGVEDIHYGADLLKKISDFSTFIRAAGLAISGLLALASLAVIMNTIRLTVMARRREIEIMHLVGASNAFIAWPFLLEGLLFGLFSSLLTSLLLVGWRYFTLAKWQEMFPFVPLQLDALSLAQVFVVLTLVGMGLGALGSFLSVRKHIQLAMAES
- the trxA gene encoding thioredoxin, translating into MGNPINVSDASFQNDVLESNTPVLVDFWATWCGPCKMIAPVLEELAKEQAGKLTVAKLDVDQNAASAQKYSVMSIPTLILFKNGQPAERLVGFMSKEQLMAKLASSLS